In Lachancea thermotolerans CBS 6340 chromosome H complete sequence, a single genomic region encodes these proteins:
- the LST8 gene encoding TOR complex subunit LST8 (highly similar to uniprot|P41318 Saccharomyces cerevisiae YNL006W LST8 Protein required for the transport of amino acid permease Gap1p from the Golgi to the cell surface component of the TOR signaling pathway associates with both Tor1p and Tor2p contains a WD-repeat), with amino-acid sequence MSVILASAGYDHTIRFWEALTGVCSRTIQHSDSQVNRLEITSDKRFLAAAGHLNVRLYDIRTTNPNPVTSFEGHRGNVTSIAFQQENKWMVSSSEDGTIKVWDVRAPSVQRNYKHHAAVNEVVIHPNQGELISCDQDGNIKIWDLGENQCVHQLAPEDDTPLQSLSVASDGSMLVAGNNKGNCYVWQMPHQTDAANPRPVTKFRSHAKYITRVLLSSDVKHLATCSADHTARVWSIDDNFQLETTLDGHQRWVWDCAFSADSAYLVTACSDHYVRLWDLSTREIVRQYGGHHKGAICVALNDV; translated from the coding sequence atgtcaGTAATTCTTGCCTCGGCGGGATATGACCATACAATTCGCTTCTGGGAGGCCTTAACAGGCGTCTGCTCAAGAACTATCCAGCATTCCGATTCACAAGTCAATAGACTGGAAATCACCTCTGATAAAAGATTTTTAGCAGCAGCGGGTCATCTAAATGTGAGGCTATACGATATACGCACAACTAATCCTAATCCCGTCACTTCGTTCGAGGGCCATCGTGGGAATGTCACGTCGATAGCCTTTCAGCAGGAGAACAAATGGATGGTATCCTCAAGCGAGGATGGTACTATAAAAGTCTGGGACGTGCGGGCACCGTCAGTGCAGAGAAACTACAAGCACCATGCAGCGGTTAATGAGGTTGTTATACATCCTAATCAGGGTGAGTTGATCTCGTGCGATCAGGATGGCAATATAAAAATTTGGGATTTGGGAGAAAATCAATGTGTGCACCAGCTGGCTCCCGAGGATGATACTCCTCTACAGTCTCTTTCAGTGGCCAGTGATGGTTCTATGCTTGTGGCTGGCAACAACAAAGGCAATTGCTATGTTTGGCAGATGCCACACCAGACAGACGCCGCAAACCCAAGGCCAGTAACAAAGTTCCGTTCCCATGCCAAGTACATCACGCGTGTATTGCTGTCTTCGGACGTGAAGCATTTGGCAACCTGTTCTGCGGATCACACGGCTCGGGTTTGGTCTATCGATGATAACTTCCAACTTGAAACAACCCTCGATGGCCATCAGCGCTGGGTTTGGGATTGCGCTTTTAGTGCTGATTCTGCCTATCTAGTAACAGCGTGTTCGGACCACTATGTGAGGCTTTGGGATCTGTCTACACGGGAAATTGTGAGGCAATATGGTGGCCACCATAAAGGAGCAATATGTGTAGCGCTCAATGATGTGTAG
- the SIS1 gene encoding type II HSP40 co-chaperone SIS1 (some similarities with uniprot|P25294 Saccharomyces cerevisiae YNL007C SIS1 HSP40 family chaperone sit4 suppressor dnaJ homolog), translated as MVKDTKLYDLLGVSPSAQETELKKGYRKAALKYHPDKPTGDAEKFKEISEAFEILNDPQKREIYDNYGLEAARNGGPAFGGAGGAGGAGGHPGFASSHSFSNEDAFNIFSQFFGGGSGGASPFGFGGDDAFGGGFPGGGSSGFSTGGFPGGAGFRTTTGGMPGGFSSSGASSPLPEEKTVQVNLPVSLEDLFSGKKKSFKITRKGPGGAPEKQQVDIQLRPGWKAGTKITYKNEGDYNPRTGRRQTMQFIIQEKPHENYTRDGNDLIYTLPLTFKESLLGFNKTIQTIDGRTLPISRVQPVQPSDVSTYPGQGMPVAKNPSQRGNLIVKYKIDYPATLNDSQRRAISENF; from the coding sequence ATGGTCAAAGACACAAAGCTATATGATCTGTTGGGCGTGTCCCCATCCGCTCAAGAGACCGAGCTGAAAAAGGGGTATAGAAAAGCCGCGCTTAAATACCACCCTGATAAGCCTACTGGTGATGCGGAGAAGTTTAAGGaaatttcagaagcttttgagattCTGAACGACCCTCAGAAGAGGGAAATCTACGATAATTATGGCCTGGAAGCAGCAAGAAATGGCGGGCCCGCCTTTGGTGGTgccggcggcgccggcggtGCTGGTGGTCACCCTGGGTTCGCGAGCTCGCACTCTTTCTCCAACGAGGATGCGTTCAACATTTTCTCGCAATTCTTTGGCGGTGGATCCGGCGGGGCGTCACCTTTCGGATTTGGTGGAGATGATGCGTTCGGAGGAGGTTTCCCTGGCGGAGGTTCGAGCGGCTTCTCCACAGGCGGGTTCCCTGGCGGAGCCGGCTTCCGCACTACTACTGGTGGAATGCCTGGCGGGTTCTCCAGCTCAGGGGCCTCATCTCCATTACCCGAGGAAAAGACTGTTCAGGTCAATCTGCCGGTCAGTCTGGAAGATCTGTTTAGCGGGAAAAAGAAGTCGTTCAAGATCACTCGGAAAGGTCCTGGCGGGGCTCCTGAAAAGCAACAGGTTGATATTCAGTTAAGACCTGGCTGGAAAGCAGGTACTAAGATCACTTACAAAAACGAAGGTGACTACAACCCTCGCACTGGCCGCAGACAGACAATGCAATTTATCATCCAAGAAAAACCACACGAAAACTACACAAGAGATGGCAATGACTTGATTTACACCCTGCCATTGACTTTCAAGGAGTCCCTGTTGGGTTTCAACAAAACGATCCAAACCATTGATGGCAGAACCTTGCCTATTTCCAGGGTACAACCCGTTCAACCATCGGACGTTTCAACGTACCCCGGCCAAGGTATGCCGGTTGCCAAAAACCCAAGTCAGCGCGGTAACCTGATAGTGAAATACAAAATCGATTATCCCGCAACACTTAACGACTCCCAAAGACGCGCCATCTCAGAAAACTTCTGA